Proteins encoded in a region of the Sander lucioperca isolate FBNREF2018 chromosome 18, SLUC_FBN_1.2, whole genome shotgun sequence genome:
- the zbtb42 gene encoding zinc finger and BTB domain-containing protein 18.2 isoform X2, with product MEFPDHSRQLLQCLSQQRHQGFLCDCTVLVGEARFKAHRAVLASCSMYFHLFYRDQLDKRDVVHLNSDIVTAPAFSLLLEFMYEGKLEFSSLPVEDVLAAASYLHMYDIVKVCKGKLKDKELSSLDEKISESLGLGCLDRENSSEGELHSKQLIRRQAQAQSQGLHRPPPADEFDMDNSEVRLAVTDCDRSAWSRQKANGHSGRSPDLVGVNYLSAEAEPCVQTAGKTKADVSSSTVSLSQRSRASDDMDCALDLSFKPLSSRDPLHPSYVSGQLALDSQQQGTEPLVKDEHDLLSEQEDSEPMSPESQRFGNSARSSVVTGFAALFPGNNGSTAALLSQEEDLMDEEGEACRGREGAPGREVEERRGRLLGDSEEEEEDDLASSDISTSSGVLLPPGQQVCVCPLCSKVFPSPHVLQLHLSSHFREKDGARSKLSPDGSVPTCMQCNKTFSCMYTLKRHERTHSGEKPYTCGQCGKSFQYSHNLSRHAVVHTREKPHACKWCERRFTQSGDLYRHIRKFHCGLVKTLAIG from the coding sequence ATGGAGTTCCCAGACCATAGCCGCCAGTTGCTGCAGTGTCTGAGTCAGCAGCGTCACCAAGGTTTCCTCTGTGACTGCACTGTTCTTGTCGGGGAGGCTCGATTCAAAGCGCACAGAGCCGTGCTGGCCTCCTGCAGCATGTACTTCCATCTCTTCTACAGGGACCAGCTGGACAAAAGGGACGTTGTGCATCTCAACAGTGACATTGTGACAGCCCCGGCTTTCAGTCTGCTCCTTGAATTTATGTATGAGGGGAAGTTGGAATTCAGCTCTCTCCCGGTGGAGGATGTCCTGGCAGCAGCCAGTTACCTCCACATGTATGATATAGTGAAAGTGTGTAAAGGCAAGCTTAAAGATAAGGAACTCTCCTCTCTGGATGAAAAGATAAGTGAGAGTTTGGGACTCGGCTGTCTGGACAGGGAAAATTCCTCCGAAGGCGAGCTGCACAGTAAGCAGCTCATCCGGCGACAGGCCCAGGCACAGTCTCAGGGGCTTCACAGACCCCCCCCGGCAGACGAGTTTGACATGGACAACAGCGAAGTCAGGCTGGCTGTCACAGATTGTGATAGGTCTGCATGGAGCAGGCAGAAGGCAAACGGTCACTCTGGCAGGTCCCCGGACCTTGTAGGTGTCAATTATTTGTCAGCAGAGGCCGAGCCCTGCGTCCAAACAGCTGGAAAAACAAAAGCTGATGTCAGTAGTTCCACCGTATCGCTGTCCCAGAGGTCCCGGGCTTCAGATGACATGGACTGTGCACTGGATTTGTCTTTCAAGCCTCTGTCTAGCAGAGATCCCTTACACCCCTCCTACGTCTCGGGACAGCTGGCCCTCGACAGCCAGCAGCAGGGCACTGAGCCACTTGTTAAAGACGAACACGACTTGCTGTCAGAGCAGGAGGACAGTGAGCCGATGAGCCCTGAGAGCCAGCGCTTTGGGAATAGTGCCAGGAGCTCAGTGGTGACAGGGTTCGCTGCCCTCTTCCCAGGCAACAACGGCTCCACAGCCGCCCTGCTCTCCCAGGAGGAGGACCTGATGGACGAGGAGGGGGAGGCctgcagagggagggagggtgccCCAGGCAGGGAggtagaggagaggaggggtagGCTGCTGGGGGacagcgaggaggaggaggaggacgactTGGCCTCTTCAGACATCTCCACCTCCAGCGGGGTGCTCCTGCCCCCGGGGCAACAGGTGTGCGTGTGCCCCCTCTGCAGTAAAGTCTTCCCCAGCCCCCATGTGCTGCAACTGCACCTCAGCTCACACTTCCGTGAGAAGGATGGCGCTCGCTCCAAGTTGTCCCCCGACGGCTCGGTCCCCACCTGCATGCAGTGCAACAAGACCTTCTCTTGCATGTACACCCTCAAGCGTCACGAGCGCACACACTCTGGCGAGAAGCCATACACCTGTGGCCAGTGTGGCAAGAGCTTCCAGTACTCCCATAACTTGAGTCGGCACGCTGTAGTTCACACACGCGAGAAGCCTCACGCTTGTAAGTGGTGCGAACGGCGCTTCACCCAGTCTGGGGACCTCTACCGCCACATCAGGAAGTTTCACTGTGGCCTTGTCAAGACTCTCGCCATTGGATAA
- the zbtb42 gene encoding zinc finger and BTB domain-containing protein 18.2 isoform X1: MGYEGRMEFPDHSRQLLQCLSQQRHQGFLCDCTVLVGEARFKAHRAVLASCSMYFHLFYRDQLDKRDVVHLNSDIVTAPAFSLLLEFMYEGKLEFSSLPVEDVLAAASYLHMYDIVKVCKGKLKDKELSSLDEKISESLGLGCLDRENSSEGELHSKQLIRRQAQAQSQGLHRPPPADEFDMDNSEVRLAVTDCDRSAWSRQKANGHSGRSPDLVGVNYLSAEAEPCVQTAGKTKADVSSSTVSLSQRSRASDDMDCALDLSFKPLSSRDPLHPSYVSGQLALDSQQQGTEPLVKDEHDLLSEQEDSEPMSPESQRFGNSARSSVVTGFAALFPGNNGSTAALLSQEEDLMDEEGEACRGREGAPGREVEERRGRLLGDSEEEEEDDLASSDISTSSGVLLPPGQQVCVCPLCSKVFPSPHVLQLHLSSHFREKDGARSKLSPDGSVPTCMQCNKTFSCMYTLKRHERTHSGEKPYTCGQCGKSFQYSHNLSRHAVVHTREKPHACKWCERRFTQSGDLYRHIRKFHCGLVKTLAIG, encoded by the exons ATGG GTTATGAAGGAAGAATGGAGTTCCCAGACCATAGCCGCCAGTTGCTGCAGTGTCTGAGTCAGCAGCGTCACCAAGGTTTCCTCTGTGACTGCACTGTTCTTGTCGGGGAGGCTCGATTCAAAGCGCACAGAGCCGTGCTGGCCTCCTGCAGCATGTACTTCCATCTCTTCTACAGGGACCAGCTGGACAAAAGGGACGTTGTGCATCTCAACAGTGACATTGTGACAGCCCCGGCTTTCAGTCTGCTCCTTGAATTTATGTATGAGGGGAAGTTGGAATTCAGCTCTCTCCCGGTGGAGGATGTCCTGGCAGCAGCCAGTTACCTCCACATGTATGATATAGTGAAAGTGTGTAAAGGCAAGCTTAAAGATAAGGAACTCTCCTCTCTGGATGAAAAGATAAGTGAGAGTTTGGGACTCGGCTGTCTGGACAGGGAAAATTCCTCCGAAGGCGAGCTGCACAGTAAGCAGCTCATCCGGCGACAGGCCCAGGCACAGTCTCAGGGGCTTCACAGACCCCCCCCGGCAGACGAGTTTGACATGGACAACAGCGAAGTCAGGCTGGCTGTCACAGATTGTGATAGGTCTGCATGGAGCAGGCAGAAGGCAAACGGTCACTCTGGCAGGTCCCCGGACCTTGTAGGTGTCAATTATTTGTCAGCAGAGGCCGAGCCCTGCGTCCAAACAGCTGGAAAAACAAAAGCTGATGTCAGTAGTTCCACCGTATCGCTGTCCCAGAGGTCCCGGGCTTCAGATGACATGGACTGTGCACTGGATTTGTCTTTCAAGCCTCTGTCTAGCAGAGATCCCTTACACCCCTCCTACGTCTCGGGACAGCTGGCCCTCGACAGCCAGCAGCAGGGCACTGAGCCACTTGTTAAAGACGAACACGACTTGCTGTCAGAGCAGGAGGACAGTGAGCCGATGAGCCCTGAGAGCCAGCGCTTTGGGAATAGTGCCAGGAGCTCAGTGGTGACAGGGTTCGCTGCCCTCTTCCCAGGCAACAACGGCTCCACAGCCGCCCTGCTCTCCCAGGAGGAGGACCTGATGGACGAGGAGGGGGAGGCctgcagagggagggagggtgccCCAGGCAGGGAggtagaggagaggaggggtagGCTGCTGGGGGacagcgaggaggaggaggaggacgactTGGCCTCTTCAGACATCTCCACCTCCAGCGGGGTGCTCCTGCCCCCGGGGCAACAGGTGTGCGTGTGCCCCCTCTGCAGTAAAGTCTTCCCCAGCCCCCATGTGCTGCAACTGCACCTCAGCTCACACTTCCGTGAGAAGGATGGCGCTCGCTCCAAGTTGTCCCCCGACGGCTCGGTCCCCACCTGCATGCAGTGCAACAAGACCTTCTCTTGCATGTACACCCTCAAGCGTCACGAGCGCACACACTCTGGCGAGAAGCCATACACCTGTGGCCAGTGTGGCAAGAGCTTCCAGTACTCCCATAACTTGAGTCGGCACGCTGTAGTTCACACACGCGAGAAGCCTCACGCTTGTAAGTGGTGCGAACGGCGCTTCACCCAGTCTGGGGACCTCTACCGCCACATCAGGAAGTTTCACTGTGGCCTTGTCAAGACTCTCGCCATTGGATAA